The nucleotide window TTATTTCCAAGGCGTCTTGTTTCAGCCAATCCTATTATGTCGCATTTAATTTCTTTGAGAGCTTCATTTAGCTCTATCAAACGCTCATATGATGAGAGTGTTTTAGCGTTGTATGTCAAAATGTATAGCGATTTTTCTGgggttatttcattttttaaaggGTTCTTTGGAGGGTTTTGGTCATGATCTTCCACGGTGACCAGCCGGCTTGGAAGATAAGTATGGTGTTCTGATAGTGGTTGTTGTATTTTTACGTTACGAGAGGGGGGTGGTAGTTGCtatatattaacatttttattttgctgCAGATCTGATGAGTTGTTTGTGTTCCTATTTGAATAAATCAGGTACTTCGACATGGCCGGTTTTGATGAAAAACCTTCCGATACTTTTGAAATTCTAGCTGGAGaagaatatagtttttttatattatttcgcATTTTTGGACTCTTTTGATTAGATTTGACTCTATGTTTGGTAGAGTACTTATTATCCagtgatattattttatcatatctcattattatattttctcctTGCTGTTTTCTAGAAATAAATTCATCGTGCAGTTCCTTTCTTTTTTGGAGGACTTTAGACGTAAagtcttcttttaagtaaaTGCACGAATCctttagtaaatttttatttcttagaatttgtatttttaagccCATCGTAGTAACCGATAACACCACAGGCCTAgtgttttcatttctttttccCAATCTTCTGACTAATTCAACGTCTCTTTTATCGCAAGTTATTTTCATAGTGTTGTTCAATAACTTTAATACAATGTCTTCTAAGTCACTGTAACACTTTTCACTTTCTTCTAGTccgaaaaatactatatttcttCTTTTAAGCTGTTGTTCCATTCTGTCCAGACATGTCTGTTGATCTTCAATTTTTTCTTCcagttcttttgtttttaattccatgCTTTCGAATTTTAgagatatattttcatttagttttttcaaattatcttGAACTCTATTTATTTCCTGCTTTTGGCACCGCATATCTTCCCGTATTTCCATAAGTACTTTCATCATTTCTTCCATTTTTATGAATATGTATAGTATGTATGCACTCTCGACTAATCAGCAATCggcagtttatttaattaaattttaagtgaCAGCTATCGGTGAGGTGAGTGACATCTGTTGACAATTTCTTGTACTACTTGCTCAGTGTTTGTGATCTATCTTTGTAGTTACAATGAACTCCAGTAGGTGTCGCAACTTGTAATTTTTCGTTTTTACCGTTATTACAAACTgtgattttttcatttgtttgtttataaaacgtttttataaataacacttTTTATGTATTATCCAACCTTTTTAAGTTCATAACAAGAAAAACTCACTTAATCCACTCTTAGTCCTTAAAGTTCATTGATTTTTGCACTGTTTATCCACTATTTAAACGGGTATGGTTTACaaagttttattgtttatttttcacttAACACACAAATCCAGCTTAGATAACGTTCTCACATAGGTAAGTCACTCTTTTACACAcgataaacttatttttatgcGAAAAGTACttgatattctatttttaagtatttttttatacggaGCCTAGTGTTGATACAGACAGCGCCACCTGTCCTCCCCTCCTGTAAATAACTCTAAATAACGAGGTTAATAATAGTTGTTACTAAGCCTaccaacttgaaataaatgaattttaatttgaaatacctatattaagtaggtacgatTAGAAGCCCTGTTAGTTCTCGTCATTTAGACTGATTAATTTTGACATGGTAAGTTTTGATGCACCGTCTCAAGGTGAATAAGCAAGGTACGTTATCAATGTGGGAAAAGACCGAGGGCCCGCTCACCAACACGATGAGCTGACCAGCTGAAGGAGGATAAAGGGACGAAGTTCTACACTGTAGCAGCGATGGCCACTAACAGAAGCCGGTGGAAGGCGTGGACCCAcaggaggctgggatcttaccaggaccacgatcgtaatgaaggaacgactgtagaaagagagagatattaatgtaggtaatccTCGAAGCTAACCTTCGAGCTCGAGCAACGTACTCTCCCCTCGCATATTCCAGTTCGAGACGCAACGTCTGGTGTGCTGAGAACGTCGTCCGTTGCCTGCGCGGTCGACTCTCCTTGCGTCTCCTGCGGGCTACTGCAatgaaaatatgatttttttttattgatgtgtcggaatttttttaaattctttgagATGGGAAGTAAGAAAAAAGATATctgaaaaaatctatactaatttattcGCAGGCGTCAGTTATCAAAGCTAACTTAACTAGACGTTATTGCTAATAAgaaatatactatgcacaaaaattaaggaagcagaaaaaaaatccaaatttttgggggattttcaacaggctgtaacttatacaaaaatggtcgtacagcaaaaaaaaaaaaagcaaattgtagctctaagtgtttagtttttggatctgagtttgaaattttttttttgaaaatatttttcgagtaatcataagaaaaccaccgaaaaaaaaatttttgaaatttttttggtttggtttggttatgaaaaaattaaaggagcaagaatttcgctctgaaaatgtaatttctcaaaaattttcgattttttttttcttaaatttttcaagtcactaatacagaattgagagaagaatgaaaaaaaaattttttcatttttgataaaaattatgacattttcagagcgaaattcttgctcctttaattttttcattcaaaaattcgatcaagtgggaaaaaaaaacggttggctggattgaattgaaactttgtagggtttttgtggatatattgaacagtaaaaggcacacttaacgtcagtggtttccgcaatatttttgattgggcgcttgattttccaaaaaacgacaaaaagcccttttttggatgctttttcaaattcatgtaatgattgaaaaaaaatttttttttcaaaattcaattgccaatccttgtagagattttattcaagtttttaaaattaacctcaaaatttctgtgcgatcattggttgctgagatattggtaatcaaagacaaaatgatctttttccattcaaacatcgatatctcagcgagaaatgctcgtatcgagacttaaaaaaaacaaaattaaatctgaataaactaGCTATCTGGTCCATATgaaggttgagtcgaaaaaattttttccacgtccgtagattaaaaaaaaaaccaaaaaaatttcaaaaatttttttttcggtagttttcttatgattactcgaaaaatattttcaaaaaaaaaatttcaaactcagatccaaaaactaaacacttagagctacaatttgcttttttttttttgctgtacgaccatttttgtataagttacagcctgttgaaaatcccccaaaaatttggattttttttctgctcccttaatttttgtgcatagtatattaaGCCTTTAGTTTAGGGATTGGTTTCCACGCAGTAAATGATTTGTAGTACTCttctgattataaaaaaatactcttagaCTAGCACGTATTTACTTATGATAGGAGCATGAACTGACTaacttagtttttttaaaacaacgaAGTTGAAGTGTGGAATGaacctacctatttaataatatcGGGGCTAAAAGGGGGTGAAAACTTACGCTGAATTTCTCGCGGATGAAATCGCAGGCATTCGCTGGTTGTTTGGCGACATAATATAACGAGATTAAAACATATTTGCCTTTTCTCTCACCCAATGCACCCaacctgcttcatcatcatcatcatcactataaacctatattcggctcactgctgagcacgagtctcctcttagaatgagaggggttaggccaccactctggcccaatacgaattgacagacttcacgcacgtagagagttaagaaaattcttaggtatgcaggtctcattacgatgtttttcgtccacagttttagacacgtgataagaatttttttaaagtgcactaactgaaaagatggaggtgcacgCACCGGTTCGGATTCGAATCAACGCCTTCTGGAATAGGAGgaagaggttatatccactgagctatcacggctcatttactattagtatactacTTACTAATTTGTAGTTCTAGATACTGCATCTGGCCTATTATGAACTTGCCCATTTGGTTACAAACATCCTAAGGTTTCCTCACAGTTCCTGTGAACACAGGGAAGTGATTTGTCCTGAGAACAGAGCTTGTAAGTCCTCCGATTCCGCGCCATATTGTCTCCCGGAAGCGTCGACGAAACCCCGCGGTGAATCACGatcattttaataactttttgtaACACAATATTCACTACGGGATTATTATGATATGAGTATGCCAAAAGGGATCGGATTTCGCTATTTTACACCTCATACAAAGGGGTCGAAGTGTAAGTCAGGATAATTTGAAACTGCTCTAAAGGACAAAATATTGTTACTTATCGACATTACGATATACGATTTAGATATTATAACTAAAGTTAATGAGGCAACCTTAttggattacattttatttctttattaatgcGAATAccgaaatacaaaataattgtaaacGGAACCAGTGCGGGATTTACCATAGAAGCTGAAACAGGTAAATGCTTGGCAAAATAAGGGGGCGCGGCAAAACTGCTTTGATAGCTGTATCGGGCTGTACCTACGTCTGGAAGATTCCTTAAATCCTTAGCCCACAACACCTTATAAGTAGGTAGTGCAATGAAAGCaagtagtagtaggtactagTAATTTTAGAGCCTAGTCAATAGAGGCAGTAAAAATTTTATAGCTTTGGGACGGCAAATGTGTAAATCCAGCACTGACGAACCGACGGTATAGGTAAATATTGGAAGAAAAACCCAATAGGAAATCGAATTAGAAACTACATGATCCGCATAGACTAACCATTACACCGACGAGGCAATAATTAcccatataaatatataagtataactttttattgagtgctGAAAATGAAAGCGCAGACAACAGGCAAGTATTAAGAAGGACAATAGTTCGCATGATCCTCGTCGTTAACAGATACGGTGCGTGAGATATTGTTTGAGGAACAAATGTGTTTATTGTACGAGTATGGTCAGCCTAATGACgcacaatataatatatttcatcttCATCGGCCAAATTAATGTCTTACGACTGGTTAGTAACTCTTCTCATCGGAAATActtatttacctactcgtaccaaGGTTGGTACTTCTTGTAGGAATATCTAGGTATCTACTTGCCTAACTAAGGCCCTTAggtctagttcggactactttagtattttagtttagtacgaacgatttttgggcggtaaatccaaaaatttttcgtaggtactcgactaaaatactaaagtagtccgaactaggcattaataacctactagtaggtaggtatagatacATCGAGCTATACAtaatatggtgatgatgataggtACTTATGCCTATCTACTTACTTctacctataggtacctatacaaaTAAAGTTTGATGTGTatgtttagatttttaattaacagcTTTCCATGAAATGGTTCTGAAAGTACTtaatagcggacccggtcaagctacGCTTTGACTGACCCCATTGGGTAATGGACAGTAAGGTACGCAtcaaccaatcgcaagaaagctatcggcgCGAAACAGTGTCTTTACTCGCATACAGAAACGGTTCAATTTTGACGATACTTTCGCTgcaatataggtaggtaggtaacgtCAAAACGAGTAGGGTAAAGTAGGGTATTGCCGGTCACCTAAGCAAAATCAAACACGAATAAGTGGATATCAACCTTTTAATCAAAAACTCTTATGCAAACGTAACTTTAACTTATATTTTAGGATAATCACAAGCAATGAGAtcaatagtaaataaaattacaacacaaaaacacgtttaaaaaaaaaatatgtttgaccACCATTGCCCGATATGGATGGTAATACCGGTCAGCAGAACGACATTACCGGTCAGACTTTTAGCGACACAAATCGCATACGTATCCTTCGGGCGATTCACAGCCCGAACATTCAGCGTGAGCCCAAAGTCCACACTGAACACACCTGTACCAAAGTTCGTTGTTCTGGCCATAATCGTCGCATAGTATACACTTATTCTGAAGATCTTCGATATcggtgtcatcatcatcatcacgtaCATCTATCATGTCAATTTCCGAATCCGACGAAGTTTCACAATTACTTTCTTGAAGAACTTTCTTTTTCACCTTctttattgacattttaactGGTACTTTCATTGTCGACTTTTTTCCTGACTTTCTTTTAACACCtcctttattttctttcttcttttctctTGTTGCTCGTCTCTCTTCTTTTTCTTGTAAGGCTTCTTTATAAGGAGTGCTAGTGAGAACTTTTGCATGCTGTTTTCGAGCATTCTTACTATTAACGAGTTTTTTCGGAACTGATAAAAGATCTTTGGCGGTTACTCCTGAAGTTGTGGGAACTGAATGATCTATTGCTATTGATTGTGAAACTTGAGTGGAAAGAATTATATCTGTTGAGTTGTAATCATTAAGAAGCGATGGTGAACCAGGTGCTGATATATTGTGCTCTATGGTTAGTTGAATGATTTGATCCGGAGTTTTATTGTCCATTTCGCGCCTCTCTTCTATCGATACTACCAATTCACTACTATTCAAAACTTCAGCAGCcaaaaaatcttcttctgtAAATATGTCTGGGTTCAGGGGATATATACCGGTAGAAGCGAATCCTGCTTCGGCCTTTGGAATGGTTGCAATTTTTTGGAATGCTTTTCTGAAAAGCGAGGCAATATCGTTTTGGGTGATCTTTCGCCCCAATTCTGTTTTCATCAAAAGATTGCACTCTTGTTTATAGGCAGCTTTAAATGGACCATAAATGGAGACATCTAAAGGCTGAATTCTATGAGATCCATGTGGCGGTAATGACAACATTACTATGTTGTTAGTTTTACAAAACTCATACGTCCTCAGAGATATATGACTAGAGTGATTGTCTAAGATAAGCAGTATGGGTTCGTTTTCTGACGGTTTTGTAAAATTAGCGAAATGTTTTAACCAGGCCACAAACAACTCTTCATTTATCCACCCGTTTTTTGAGCACCTGTATATAGCGCCACGTGGACCATCGTTTTCTAGTGCTGGGGAATGTCTCTGGCGGGGAAATATTAACATTGGTGGAATGTAAACACCAGTAGCACTTACTGCACATACAGCCGTTACATTTTTCCCTCTTTCACCCGAAGTTATAGAGCCCACTCGTTTTTGACCTTTCTCAGTTACAATTTTACCTGGGTCTTGAACGAAAGAGAATCCGGTTTCATccacattataaatatttcttggcaaaaacttatatttttccATCAACTCCccaagtaatttaaaaaataaaccaacTTCATCCTTGTTGAATGCAGTTGCACGGTTTAGGCTGGTGCCTTCAGCTTTacgatttgataaattatttcttttcataAAACCCATTAGCCAGTCCTTTCCAGCCATGCCAAGATTTTTATTGAAGTTATgcatcaaattatttttatcagcaTACTCGTACGCCATCTTCCTTATTTGTATTGAAGTACACCCATAAAATATCTTGCCTAGAAATTTAACTTGCTCTGCCATTTCTGCCTCTTGTTCTTTAGAGAACACAGGATTTCGTCCAAGAGACGGCAATTcagagttctttttttttagtcgTTCTTGGAGTGTCGAAAATGGGATACCAGTAAACCGCGCTGCCTCTCTTATTGGAGTCCCTTCCTCGACAAGTTTGAATGCTCTGGTTATGTCATTTTGGCTCCAATTCACCTTCAATCCTTGGTTCCTGTTCCGAGGCATCCTGAAACTAAAAATACATGATGTATATTTCTGTAGAAAATACAAACGTAGCGAACAGACATTATTTATACGTCTAAATATCAGCTACTTGTATATGTGACTTGCGGGTAATACCGGTCAAAGGTGACCGGCATTACCCACCCATACTACTTTTaaggttaataatagtttaagaAAAAACATGCCACAAACTACTTGAAATGTACTATGAAATAGATAGCCAGATAACTgagtaagaaaaaatattgtagacaatacATGAAAACGAAATAATATGATACACACCTCTTATGTTCCGCGaacaaaaagttgtaaaaaaatggCGCGAAACGAACAGACGTCTTGTTCTCGGCGACGCGCGGTCGGAACTGGACCAGTGTTGCCAGATGAGTCTTGtgagaagttacccgaaatattaaaaaaagtaacctttttgtctaaaaagtaaccttttcactaactactcttgcttttttcgttccacagcatggctaaaccaccatttcagcctctaggggctaaagtattttttttttaatatctgtctgttacgaatactagccaagtTTGCCGCTTcacaagtactaaattactttATACCGAAGAAGATGTTACTCTACTActctactcatcatcatcagacagAATATCATCTTAtttaaggccctgattgtttgaatTTTCCTCAtggaataagaaaaataaaattaaagagcaagaatttaaaaaacaattgacgtgaataataattcatacttttttaagaaattcaatgttaCTGCAACTTACTTATTTCACAACGTCAATTGTGACATCTTCATTTTTAGTGAGAATTGTGACCTTATTTTGAAGATTGAACAAAAAGGAAACACCTGTTATACAATGGGTCTGTTCAGCCCCTTGTTTAACAatctattcatattttttactggaaaagtattaaaatttaatagaatGTTAGTTGAATTGACACAGTAACATCAATGAGTTCTTGAGCActtgtccgcatttcttgatttaacgacctTTTTGTTTTAGGTACACGAAATTGTAAGTCATTTCTAAAAATTCCTAAAcatcacgtaaaagtaacctttttattaatgtaacctaaaagtaaccaatgcagtcaaaaaatcacctaaaaggttacaaaagtaaccttctggcaacactgaaCTGGACGGAGGTCGGTGCGTAGGAGCGGGGAGCAATCACGCCACCCTTTAcgtatgtgtaagtgtgtgtaaaCGCAATATATTGTTTGATAGTTTGGTGACTGGTATTGTCACTTGACCGGGATTACCCCATTTTACCCTAACTTACGCTCCCATTAAACTCTGCGAAATGTACAAACACTTTTTTTActttcacgcaaacgaagttatgggtaagataataaatatttatgtccATTAAATAATGTAATCTTTCCATTAAAATTACTACAGGAATGTATGTATGGCTTACAAATCTTAGACCatttattaatggtctaagttacAAATGCATATGTtccgagaaagctgaattttgggtATGATGTAGAAAGCTTAACTTCAAATTAGAATATATTTGAGTTTAGGGTGCGTATTAGGTAAGTAGGCACCACTACACTTAAAATCATAACCCTTCGTTTTGGTTTTGCCATAGTCGGGTAATAAAAAGGGATGGCTTGGGATGGGAGCCGTCAGCTGGCCGAAGCATATGAATTAGAAACACAACGAGGGCGTAATCTGGCCGAGTGTTGTCACATACAATTACCGCGCACCCAATCGAGCTTAAAGTGAGCGACATCGATTAATAAGCTACAATTCATTACAACAATAGTACAGGATATGTTATACTTAATAGTGACTTAAAAGCAACAGTAGGTTAGTATGTAGGTACGTGTTTTTCTGTTACAGTAAAATCTCGAGTAGCAACAATCTAACatactacgagtacctacctatctaaatATGTACCTAACTTAAATCTACAAGTAGTAAAAATGAATCGCACACCACCTGTGTTGCTAAGCGCTAATTTTCGCTAAAAAGCATAATCGAATTTATGCGTGCCTACTCTCCTCTTCTCCATTTTCCTGTATGGGGCTAAGACTTGGGACTTTGCTGACCGCAAACGTATTGACGCATTCGAAATGTGCTGCATTTAGGACCAACGCATCTATACCTTCACCTACCCAACTCAGAGTCAATACTAAGCTCTCTACTGTCTGCCTCAAGCTCATCATCTTTGAGTACTTCGGACACATTGCCAGGACAGATGGCGATAATCTCGAGATggtcactggcaaagtggaaggaaagtgGCCGCCGAGCTGCAGCCGGATGCGTGGGACTGATCAGAATCACACCACACTTGATTTCACGGTCTACAATGCTCTCCGGGTGGCCGAAGATAGAACACGGTGGCGTGACACAATAAAACTGAAAGTCAAGGGTGGAGGTGGTCACGTCGTCATATTATGCTAAGCGAAAACTCGAGAaagtttttttcatattttcttttaaagtaCAAAGACTTTACAAAGGTGGAGAGAAAAACAAATTTACCTAGAAAGTAGTAAGAATAATACTTTTCTTCAGCTTCTGAGCTCGCCCAAAATACCCGGTGCTCGTGAGGTCCTAAAAAAGAGGCTACGGCAGTTTATTAGTCAgtcacgctagcccaatgcggattggcagacttcatcacgatgtttttccttcaccgtttgaaacacgtgatatttaatttcttacctaactgaaaatttggaggtgcatgtcccgaaccggatttgaacatacgccctccgaatcgaaggcaggagTCTTATCCACTGGCTGGTCAGCCAcgctagcctaatgcggattggcagaatttctcacgatgttttctttttctcctTCATAAACACGTGCTATTAATTTcttacataactgaaaagttggaggtacaagccccggaccggattgaacATAcgacctccgaatcgaaggcagagggcaTATCCGCTGGTCATATGGCAGTTTTACTCAATCAGAAAAAACTACAATTTCCTTTTCTCTAGCAAATGCAAAATGTAAATATGGTATCTACCTATTACTTCTCATAAGAAAGACTCCTCTACACCTTTTCATTAGATAGACGTATCATTGCTTAAAACACATCAAATGTCCATCCTATATTCCCCCAAACACTTTTGTTAGCTGCGATTAAAAAATGATTGTGGTTAATCAACTACGCTAACAAAGCGATAATAGACCGTGTACATTTGGGGTTGCCTCCcttaatattcattatatctATCCCCTAAATCCTAATTAGAGATTCGTTCGACCGTCTCCCATCGAGATGAGAGTACAcctgtattgtttgttttttgttctgAATACTTTCCGCGGAGATATTGATATTGCTAATGTTTACTTGAGTGGGTTTCAATTGAACGCCAGAGCGTCCGGTGGAAATACCAGCAATAGGTAGGAATTATTTTCcaacaataggtaggtacttctctCTCTctgtattttctttaatatacAGGTAGGTATAACTGGATGAGCTgatcaaacttaaaaaaaaaagaatcaataGTCCCCAGCTTAGCTTCTTAGCAAACCtctgcacgagtctcctctgagaatgaaaggagttaggctaatagtctaccgcGTTGGCCCAATGTGGGTTGTTAGACTTCActacacacgtagataattaagaaaatttttaggaatgcaggtttcctaaagataaaacacgtgatatttaatttcttaaaatgcataataagtaactcaaaagttggaggtgcatgccccagaacGGATTCAAACCTTCGCCCTTTGAattgaagacagaggtcatatccactgggctatcacggctaaccttttataaaatgaccaaTGTCTAGCTATGCGTAGGTATGACGGAGTCTTAATAGTTTATCTCTATTGGTTCAAATTCCAGTGGCAGATTTACCAGTAAGCTAAGGCCGGAGCCTAGGGCGGCCAATTTATGGGGGCGGCAAATTTAACCAAAAAACTTTttcttctacagaaataaagaaaatgtatcgATAATTTTATTCCTGTACAGTCCTATGCTGAAAGATTAAAAGTTGCAATTTCATCAACACAATTTAAGGCATTGCGAACTAGGatacctatcgaatttcagagttcagtaggggctgtaaaaattcaatagcctactggcggcaatcAAATCCGCCACTGTTTTATTCCCTGTTAGTGGATAATAATATCTACatttcaataataaacaaaagttgCAGGATAAAAAATGTCCACTGTTTGAACGATCAGTGTCGACGTGGGAGCCAACACGTGCGCTCATCCCTCTAGAAACATAACATTGTGATTTGCATTAGCCGCAATCTGTACAGTGAGTCGTGCTCGTTTTACAACGTATTTGAGCAGATCCGCATTTAAGAGGCGCGCCCATCCAGCCGGCACTAAAGCGAGCTACGTTTAAATTGGTATCAATTGATATAATACCTATCTACGAGTATGATATCAATTGGGCTTTTTTATATTGTACAGATAATAATCTGTTATCGGAAGACGGCTTGACATAAGTAGTTGTAGTTATCACTACAACTACCTAAGCCATTGTCGCGCTTTGTCGCGAAACTGGAGTAGTCCAGTCATAGTAGGGAATTAACTCGTCAAATCTCGTAACttgtattttaagttttcgactagaATTATCACCACTTATAACTAacttaacgtttcaaaagtgttagTAGGTAATaggcctaattaaaataaatgaatttttactttTGATAACCTCGGATTGTAAGCTAATAAGATGAGAAGAGATGGAGGAGAAGaggctatataaatatatatagtagaTTTACTATATTTACGTGATAATTTGACGCGAGTGTAACCACAGGGAACAGCTAgtaagttattatgtaaataaatgttaaggTTTGGTTGGTGCATGTTTGTCAATCAATCACGCCGAACCGGCTAAACGGACCTGGCTAAAATTGCACAGAGGtaggtttttgacggcctccgtggcgcagaggtatgcgcagtggatttacaagacggaggtcctggattcgatccccggctgggccgattgaaattttcttaattggcccagatcggcttcggccgtggctagttaccaccctaccggcaaatacgtaccaccaagcgatttagcgttccggtacgatgccatgtagaaaccgaaaggggtgtggattttcatcctcctcctaac belongs to Bicyclus anynana chromosome 10, ilBicAnyn1.1, whole genome shotgun sequence and includes:
- the LOC112049361 gene encoding uncharacterized protein LOC112049361 encodes the protein MPRNRNQGLKVNWSQNDITRAFKLVEEGTPIREAARFTGIPFSTLQERLKKKNSELPSLGRNPVFSKEQEAEMAEQVKFLGKIFYGCTSIQIRKMAYEYADKNNLMHNFNKNLGMAGKDWLMGFMKRNNLSNRKAEGTSLNRATAFNKDEVGLFFKLLGELMEKYKFLPRNIYNVDETGFSFVQDPGKIVTEKGQKRVGSITSGERGKNVTAVCAVSATGVYIPPMLIFPRQRHSPALENDGPRGAIYRCSKNGWINEELFVAWLKHFANFTKPSENEPILLILDNHSSHISLRTYEFCKTNNIVMLSLPPHGSHRIQPLDVSIYGPFKAAYKQECNLLMKTELGRKITQNDIASLFRKAFQKIATIPKAEAGFASTGIYPLNPDIFTEEDFLAAEVLNSSELVVSIEERREMDNKTPDQIIQLTIEHNISAPGSPSLLNDYNSTDIILSTQVSQSIAIDHSVPTTSGVTAKDLLSVPKKLVNSKNARKQHAKVLTSTPYKEALQEKEERRATREKKKENKGGVKRKSGKKSTMKVPVKMSIKKVKKKVLQESNCETSSDSEIDMIDVRDDDDDTDIEDLQNKCILCDDYGQNNELWYRCVQCGLWAHAECSGCESPEGYVCDLCR